In Amaranthus tricolor cultivar Red isolate AtriRed21 chromosome 3, ASM2621246v1, whole genome shotgun sequence, a single window of DNA contains:
- the LOC130809485 gene encoding uncharacterized protein LOC130809485 — protein MGLPRILSLSTFLVLSSLVFASASVSRSYTPPSTIEPLSYTSTPVYSPSPESETSSYTSTSPYSPSPSPAYETPSYTTLSPPYSPSPSPEYDTPAYTTLSSPYSPSPSPEYETPAYTQSPLYSSPPSYETPSYTPTPVYSPTPDTKTSSYTSSPPYSPTPKYDTPSYTPSPIYSPSPKYETPSPIYNPSPKYETPSYTPSQTHSPSPKYETPSPIYNPSPKYETPSYTPSPTHSPSPKYETPSPIYNPSPKYETPLYTPSPTYSPSPTYEIPSPTYSPSPKYETASYTSSPNYSPSPKYETPAYTPNTTYSPSPKYETPSYTPSPIYSPSPKYETPSYTPTTTYSPSPKYETPSDTTTVTYSPSPKYNTEPYTPSTTYSPSPKYETPSYTPTPIYNPSSETKSYETPTYGPSPKYETPSYTPSKTYSPYPKYETPTYTPTPTYSPSPKYETMYTPSTNYSPSPKYVTPSYTPTSTYSPSPKYETPSYNPPPKYEYETPYVSTPIYSPSPKYETLSYTPSATYNPSPKYKTPSNTPSSTYSPSPKYDATSYTPASTYKPSLTYKIPNTQIPTYSPSPKYETPLYTPTSSYSPSPKYNTQSYTPTATYNPSSKHSPKYDTLSYTPSTTYSPSPKYDVSSYTPTSSYNPSLKPKTQSYKVYGVQGVIYCKSCNEFKPIEGAIAKISCEAKTGYGYKAAKFSTLTPKTDKNGYYLATFTQQQLGKHLKPTDCKVYLESSPSYTCNVATNMHLGVSGAPLTYSKHITEYQKTYTLELYSIPILAYKSSAKCEYYPAYYQTYSPSTYTPKSRYDTYTPKYSPSSKYTPSTYTPKSSYVTYTPKYSPSPKYTLSTYTPKSSYVAYTPEYSPSSNYSPKSSYVSYTPEYSPSPKYTQKSSYETYTPKYSPSPKSSYATYAPGYTPSTYVPKLSSYSLKYTPSTYSPALDYETSKYTLSTYSPRSSNEASSYVPPPTYTPKSSYESPSCDTTPSYTPGSASKAPTYTEESYSPSNETPSYTTPKSSYETSSNYTPQSSYEAPSSYAPKSAEKTTIYTNYRY, from the exons ATGGGTCTCCCACGCATCCTCTCCCTCTCCACTTTCCTTGTTTTGTCATCTTTAGTTTTTGCATCTGCTAGCGTGTCTCGTTCTTACACTCCACCTTCTACCATTGAGCCTCTCTCGTACACATCAACTCCAGTTTATAGTCCCTCGCCTGAATCTGAAACTTCATCATACACTTCAACCTCACCTTATAGTCCATCTCCCTCTCCCGCGTATGAAACTCCGTCCTATACTACTCTAAGTCCACCATATAGCCCATCTCCATCTCCTGAGTATGACACTCCAGCATACACCACTCTAAGTTCACCATACAGCCCATCCCCATCTCCTGAGTATGAGACTCCAGCATACACCCAAAGTCCTCTTTACAGTTCCCCACCTTCATATGAAACTCCATCATACACTCCAACACCAGTTTACAGTCCAACCCCAGACACTAAGACCTCATCATACACATCAAGCCCACCTTACAGCCCAACTCCAAAGTATGACACCCCATCATACACCCCAAGTCCGATTTACAGCCCATCTCCTAAGTACGAAACCCCAAGTCCGATTTACAACCCATCTCCTAAGTACGAAACTCCTTCGTACACCCCAAGTCAAACCCACAGCCCATCTCCTAAGTACGAAACCCCAAGTCCGATTTACAACCCATCTCCTAAGTACGAAACTCCTTCATACACCCCAAGTCCAACCCACAGCCCATCTCCTAAGTACGAAACCCCAAGTCCGATTTACAACCCATCTCCTAAGTATGAAACTCCTTTATACACTCCAAGTCCAACCTACAGCCCATCTCCTACGTACGAAATCCCAAGCCCAACCTACAGTCCATCTCCTAAGTATGAGACAGCATCATACACCTCAAGTCCAAATTACAGCCCATCTCCTAAGTACGAAACCCCAGCCTATACCCCAAATACAACATATAGCCCATCTCCTAAGTATGAAACACCATCATACACCCCCAGTCCAATTTACAGCCCATCACCTAAGTATGAAACCCCATCGTACACCCCCACTACAACTTATAGTCCTTCTCCTAAGTATGAGACTCCATCCGACACCACTACTGTGACTTACAGCCCTTCTCCCAAGTACAACACTGAACCATACACTCCAAGTACTACTTACAGTCCATCTCCAAAGTACGAAACTCCATCTTACACCCCTACTCCAATTTACAACCCATCTTCAGAAACCAAATCATATGAAACTCCAACATACGGTCCATCTCCCAAATACGAAACCCCATCATACACCCCAAGTAAAACGTACAGCCCATATCCTAAGTATGAAACTCCAACCTACACACCTACACCAACTTACAGCCCATCTCCTAAGTATGAAACTATGTACACCCCAAGTACCAATTATAGTCCATCTCCCAAGTATGTAACTCCATCCTACACACCTACTTCAACTTACAGTCCATCTCCTAAATACGAGACTCCATCCTATAACCCACCTCCTAAGTATGAATATGAGACTCCATATGTCTCTACCCCAATATATAGTCCATCACCCAAGTATGAGACTCTATCATACACTCCGTCAGCAACTTACAACCCTTCTCCCAAGTATAAGACTCCTTCAAACACCCCATCATCAACTTATAGCCCTTCTCCAAAGTATGATGCAACATCATACACCCCAGCGTCCACTTACAAGCCTTCTCTAACGTACAAGATTCCTAACACTCAAATCCCAACCTACAGCCCATCTCCTAAATACGAGACTCCATTATATACCCCTACCTCATCATATAGCCCTTCACCTAAGTATAACACCCAATCATATACCCCAACCGCAACGTACAACCCTTCTTCTAAACACTCTCCTAAATATGACACTCTATCATACACCCCATCTACAACTTATAGTCCATCTCCAAAGTATGATGTCTCTTCATACACCCCTACCTCATCTTacaatccttcccttaagcctAAGACCCAATCATACAAAGTTTACGGTGTACAGGGTGTCATATATTGTAAGTCTTGCAATGAGTTCAAACCAATTGAAG GTGCAATAGCCAAAATTTCATGTGAGGCAAAGACTGGGTATGGATACAAGGCAGCCAAGTTTTCAACGTTGACTCCCAAAACTGATAAGAATGGTTATTACTTGGCTACATTTACTCAACAACAACTTGGAAAACATTTAAAACCAACAGATTGCAAAGTTTATCTTGAAAGTTCTCCATCATACACTTGCAATGTTGCTACAAATATGCATCTTGGAGTGAGCGGAGCTCCCCTAACTTATTCAAAACATATAACTGAGTACCAAAAAACATACACCTTAGAGTTGTACTCTATTCCAATTTTGGCTTACAAGTCAAGTGCTAAATGCGAATATTATCCAGCTTATTACCAAACATACAGCCCATCAACCTACACTCCAAAATCACGCTATGACACATACACTCCAAAATATTCCCCATCTTCGAAATACACCCCATCAACTTATACTCCAAAATCAAGCTATGTGACTTACACTCCAAAATATTCTCCATCTCCGAAATACACCCTATCAACTTACACTCCAAAATCAAGCTATGTGGCTTACACTCCAGAATATTCTCCATCTTCAAACTACAGTCCAAAATCAAGCTATGTGTCTTACACTCCAGAGTATTCTCCATCTCCGAAATACACTCAAAAATCAAGCTATGAGACTTACACTCCAAAATATTCTCCATCTCCAAAATCAAGCTATGCAACTTACGCTCCTGGATACACCCCATCAACCTACGTTCCAAAACTAAGCTCTTACTCTCTAAAGTACACCCCATCCACATACAGTCCAGCATTGGACTATGAGACTTCAAAATACACTCTATCAACCTACTCTCCAAGGTCAAGCAATGAAGCTTCATCATATGTCCCACCACCAACCTATACTCCAAAATCAAGTTATGAGAGTCCTTCATGCGATACAACACCATCTTACACACCTGGATCAGCTTCTAAGGCTCCAACTTACACCGAAGAAAGCTACAGTCCAAGTAACGAAACTCCATCCTACACCACACCAAAATCAAGTTATGAAACTTCATCAAACTATACTCCTCAGTCAAGTTATGAAGCTCCATCATCTTATGCTCCAAAATCAGCGGAGAAAACTACTATCTACACTAACTACAGATACTAA